In Zygosaccharomyces rouxii strain CBS732 chromosome A complete sequence, the genomic window AACCACTCTGCTGTAAGCCTTTGGGTTTTCATTAATGTCGATCTTGTATTTGGTCTTGAATTCTTGAGCAAAATGTTCAGTAATGGCACGGTCGAAGTTTCTACCACCAAAGTGTTTGTCCCAAGCGGTACCTAACACTTTGAATTCACCCTTCTTGAAACCAATAACGGAACAAGTGTAAGAAGAGTGACCAATATCCACTAGAGCAACAACACGAGGCTTTTGATCAACGTCTGGCAAATCTGGCTTGAAAACACCGTAAGAAACAGCTGCAGCAGTAACATCGTTAACAACTCTAACTGGGTTCAAACCTGCAATTCTAGCGGCATCGGCAACAACATAACGTTGTTCTTCAGTGTACCAAGATGGCACAGCAAGACAAACATCAGAAATGTTAGCCTTGGTTTCAGTTTGAACGGTGTCCTTGACTCTGTCAAAGAACATACCAGCCAACTGTGGGGCAGAGAAAACGTGGTCCTTGTTGACGAATTTCACTTGAGCACcaactttaccatcttccaatttaaccaatttgttTGAGAAGTATTTAGCTTCTTCTGGGAATTCTTTGTCGTCGTATCCAAGACCGATGattctcttcaaattttcaacGGTGTTCTTAACATTAGAGGTTTGCTTGTTCTTACCAGCTTCACCTAAGAATCTGTTTCTTTGACCAAAACCGACAATTGATGGTGTGGAACGGTTAGAGACTTCGTTAACTACAATGTCAATACCTCTGTTTCTAGCAACAGCCAAAACACTGTTGTGGTTACCCAAATCTAAACCAAATGGAGTACTCATTATTATtcactttcttctcttaGTCTATCTTCCAAACTCTATAATATAACCACTATTCTTTCTGGAGAAGTAAGAATAAGAATTAGTCGTTGATGATACTTGAGACGGTTTCAATTTAATTTGATAACCGATCAGTCTTCAATAGAGGTTCTAAAGTAATCAAGACTTTTATTGTAGAATATACTACTAAGAATCCTCTTCAACTTTATGTGATGgccttttttcttcttttcctccctctcaaatttttcaattttttttttttccaaagcTTTCTTTGACCGTCCGGAGTGACTCGTAACCGTCTAGAAACTTctagaagaaaaaaatcttAAGGAGGTTGGCGGCTAAAAGGATCTTACGTGTTTGTAAAAATATTAGCCGCCGAATATCTTATACACGTGACTAATGTGCTATATGAAAACGTATAGGCGGCTAATTGGAGTAAAGGATATTTCTATAGATTAGCCGCCGAGTATCTATTTCACGTGATTCTGTGATTAGTACGTGAGAAGTGATATAcgatttcaatttggaacaaaCAGCAGTAAGGAAAAACAGCTGGTTGTATAGAGATGAATAAAGGATACGGAGTTTAAATATCCTGTAACTGAAGCACGGGCGTATTGTTTAAGATTTTCAAGGTTTTCTCTCCCTGTGTTCCTGTGCAATGGATACTTCAAGTACAAGTCCTTCCGTCTCGAAGGGGAAACCCAATGACAAAGATCATAGTCTCGTCGATATCCACAATCCTGATCCACAAGTAGTTGATATCGTCAATAGACATTTGGTGCATAGTCCAAATAATTTACAATTACAAGGGGCAGATGTTACAAGAGATCTTTACAAGTGGTCTACCGATCAACAGCAGCTGCCGTTGGAGACGGCAACGGGGACCGTTCCAACATCACCTAGAGACGATATTCATAGTCCTATTCCGTTATcacaaagaagaagatctaTAAGTTTCTCTGGTATGTCAATTCAATCGTCTTCTCCGAATAACTATCTTTCGGCCGATGTCCCAGGTACGACAATGACCCATGAAGAAATTCGGGCACCTGGTGGATTTAGGAGATCATTCATCTTAAGGCAGCATGAGAGAAAATACGGTGCTActgcaccaccaccaaattttttcacaCGCAATTTCATTGAGTTTCTTACGTTATATGGTCATTTTGCGGGTCAAGATCTAggagaagatgaagacgaagacgaATACGAAGACGGGCGAGGccatgaagatgaagaatcagTTCTGTTAGAACGTGTTCCAACAAGAGATAGTAAAAAGCAACAACGTAAGGCTACTACTTTCAAGGCCATTTTACTTTTATTGAAATCCTTTGTGGGGACAGGTGTACTTTTCTTACCAAGAGCATTTCATAATGGTGGTTGGGCATTTAGTACTGGATGCCTATTATTCTGCGCGATAGCATCATCGCTGGCTTTTGTGCTTTTGATTAAAACAAAGGATAAGGTTGGTGTAAGTGGGTATGGTGATTTGGGTAAGGCTCTTTATGGACCTAAAGTTGAATTCTCGATTCTTTTCTCTATTGCGCTTTCACAACTAGGATTTTCTGCTGCTTATACAGTTTTTACAGCTACGAATTTAAAAgtattttttgaaaatgctTTCAATTTCCCTGCGGATTCCGTTCCTCTGAGTGCTTATATCATTTTACAAGCACTAATTTTCATTCCCCTGTCGTTGACAAGAAACATTACCAAACTAAGTGGTACGGCTCTAATAGCAGACCTGTTCATCCTTTTGGGTTTACTATACGTCTATTACTATCCTGCACTCTATATCGCTAAACATGGTATCGCTACAGATTCTGTGCTTTTCTTCAATCGTTCAGATTGGTCACTTTTCATTGGTACCGCAATCTTCACTTTTGAAGGTATTGGACTTCTAATCCCCATTCAAGAAAGTATGAAGAAACCGGAACATTTTTATCCTTCGCTTGGGTTTGTCATGTCTATTGTAACTTTCATTTTCGTCTCTAGTGGATTGTTGTGTTATCTTGCATTTGGTGCTAAAGTGGAAACAGTGGTATTATTAAATTTCCCTCAAGATAGTATTGCTACAATATCAGTACAACTGATCTACTCATTAGCAATACTTTTGTCTACACCTTTACAACTTTTCCCGGCAATTCGTATTTTTGAGACTTGGACTTTCCCTTCAAATGCATCTGGTAAGCACAATCATCGTGTCAAATGGTTGAAAAACTATTTCCGCACAGGTGTGGTTATTTTCACGGCACTCTTAGCTTGGGTTGGAGCTAACGATTTGGACAAATTTGTTTCCCTTGTCGGGTCCTTTGCATGCATTCCCCTAATCTACATTTATCCACCACTTCTACATCTAAAATCATCTGATACACAGACATCCAAATTCATAATACTGGGTGACTTGctcatttttttcttcggTGTAGGAGTTATGGCGTACACTTCATACCAGAACATCGTACTGTGGGGCAATTAACATCTGAACTCATTATGTTTTTAGGGTAATAATGACTTTCTAAGGTAAACTTTGACCTTCAAAACTCGTTGGTATGGTCAAAATATTTATaaaaattttctttggGCGGttaaaattcaaaatataATATAGATTTCATAATACATCTCTTTAATCATCACCTCGTATAGAGTGATTATCACAACCTTTAAATAATAAGGAAGGGTTTGCCACCCACTAAGAGTTAATCACTACAACTGCAAATACAGCTTTATAGAACCACTTCATATAGCACTATAACGATTGAAATGCCACCAAGAGAGGATTGGGAGAAGTATAAGGCACCTATTGAAGGTACAGGAGATGAGAACGCCGAGGACACTAAAGGTAGTCCACTTTCTGAAGGTGATATCCAAGTGTTAAAGACTTATGGTGCAGCACCCTATGCAACAAAGTTAAAGGAGACTGAGaaggatttgaaagatatcGAGCAACGTATTAAAGAGAAATCTGGTATTAAAGAGAGTGATACAGGTTTGGCACCATCACATCTTTGGGATATTATGGGGGATCGTCAAAGGTTAAGTGAAGAACATCCATTACAAGTGGCACGTTGTAccaaaattatcaagagTACTAGTgattcaaatgaaaatggtgaaggtCTTGATGGTGCTGCAGGTCCAGGTGCCACATCTGAAAATCGTGACGCGGATGAtgcagaggaagatgaagatgccaAATATGTGATTAATTTAAAGCAAATTGCCAAATTTGTGGTAGGATTAGGTGAACGTGTTTCACCAACAgatattgaagaaggtatGCGTGTGGGTGTGGACAGGTCCAAATACCACATTGAATTGccattaccaccaagaatTGATCCTTCAGTGACGATGATGACTGTGGAAGAAAAGCCAGATGTTACTTATAGTGATGTTGGTGGTAGTAAAgatcaaattgaaaaattaagagAAGTTGTGGAACTACCACTTTTATCACCAGAAAGATTCGCTAAATTGGGGATTGATCCACCAAAGGGTATCTTACTTTATGGACCTCCAGGTACTGGTAAAACTTTATGTGCCCGTGCCGTCGCTAATAGAACGGATGCAACATTTATTAGAGTTATCGGATCtgaattggttcaaaaaTACGTAGGTGAAGGTGCTCGTATGGTTAGagaattatttgaaatggcACGTTCTAAAAAGGCATGTATTGTATTTttcgatgaaattgatgcaaTTGGTGGTGCTCGTTTTGATGACGGTGCAGGTGGTGATAACGAAGTTCAAAGAACAATGTTAGAATTGATTACACAATTAGATGGGTTTGATCCTCGTGGTAACATCAAAGTGATGTTTGCAACAAATAGACCAAATACTTTGGATCCTGCATTATTAAGACCTGGTAGAATTGATCGTAAAGTTGAGTTCTCCCTACCAGATTTAGAAGGCCGTGCTAATGTTTTCCGTATCCATTCTAAGTCGATGAGTGTAGAACGTGGTATCAGATGGGAATTGATTTCGAGATTATGTCCAAATTCTACGGGTGCAGAATTAAGATCCGTTTGTACAGAAGCAGGTATGTTTGCCATTAGAGCCAGAAGGAAAGTGGCAACTGAAAAGGATTTCTTACAAGCAGTAGAAAAAGTCATTAACGgttacaagaaattcagTTCTACTTCCCGCTACATGCAATACAACTAGAGAAAACTGTATAGtacataataataaaataagaaaaatatCTTGATGAATGCAATACAATGCAATCCgttttttttatcaattcaTTCCCACCAACTAACAACACCCATCCCGTCGGTTTGACAGCTACCTAATAGTGCATAGGCAGGGCTCTTAGTCTCGTTATATGCAACACCAGCTTCTTCTGCCTGTTGTCGTTCTTGCTCCTCATGTTCCCTCTCTTTGGGACTCTTTGGTTTAACATCCACGAATACCTCTTGTTCCACTCTGAATCTTATCTTTTCATTAACGTCAAAATACAGTTGATTGCTTTCATCCATGGGCCATATCCAAGCGTTTTCATCAGGACTGTAAGAACAGCCTTCAAATAGCATATTTTGTGGTATAAAAATATCGTTGAAAAGTCCTAATAGTGATACTTTAATACCTTCAGCTGTACATTTCGAGATCCATCCTGTGATTACTTCACCAACAAACGGTTTGAACACAAGCGCTCTAAAGGTAACATTGATGTACGAGGCACCATCGCCTGGTCTCAGTTGCCCTTCATCCACCTCTAAAATATCATAAACGGTAATGCAGAGCCCTATGTGTGGGATCACTTTGTTTGCATATGCATTGTTCAGTTCATGAGTTATAGATGAAATGGTATCCCTGTGGAATTGATCTGGAGGGATCCTTACTAATTCACTGATTTTAGACAATGTGAACATGGAATCGAACACCAGAACCAGCTGCTGATAGTAGAATCCAATCGGTGATGGGCTCTTTATCGTGTTATTTTCTTGTGTATGCCTCtaatgttgaaaaaaatttcagcGATGAGatgtgatgagatgagatgagatgagctaCAAACAAGTACCAGGAGACAAAGAGGCATAAAAGAGGTTCTGTAGCTGCTTATCATGTCGAAAAGATTCAATAAAAAGAATTCCCAGAAGTACGTTGTGGTACATAGACCCCATGACGATCCAGAGTACTACGATAACGATGCATCTGAGCATGTTTTGGTACCAGCGTCAAATCCTAACACTGCAAAGACTGCTGaaagaccaccaccattagTTGAAGATCCGGTGCAAACTGCTGGAAAGAAGGAGAACGAGCACGTTGGTGAAGCCATGTTGTATGGTATCAACTTTGACGATTCGAAATACGACTATACACAGCATTTAAAGCCCATAGGAACCGATCCAGAGAACTCACTATATATACCGGCCAAGAAACCTGTCGATAAGACTAAATCTAAGAAATCTATCGACGATCTTTTTGTGGAGCCTAAATATCAGAATGCTGATCCCAGTAAGAATGAGCCCTTGTTTGCTAGAGGTGTAGCTAAACCAGAGTATTTGGAACGTCAACAAAATGTTGCCGATGAGCTAACGGGATTCAGACCTGATATGAATCCTGCACTTAGAGAAGCACTAGAAGcattagaagatgaagctTATGTGGTTAATAAGGATAGAGAATTGAGGAAAGCGCAAGAAAATACCGATGaaaacgatgaagatgatatctttcaacaattgCTTGAAGGTGGACAGGCAGCagacgatgaagaatttgaagacaACTTGGACGAATGGGATATAGACAATTTAGATGAGTATGAGGATGAACACTATCAAAAAGAG contains:
- the AVT3 gene encoding Avt3p (similar to uniprot|P36062 Saccharomyces cerevisiae YKL146W AVT3 Vacuolar transporter exports large neutral amino acids from the vacuole member of a family of seven S. cerevisiae genes (AVT1-7) related to vesicular GABA-glycine transporters) is translated as MDTSSTSPSVSKGKPNDKDHSLVDIHNPDPQVVDIVNRHLVHSPNNLQLQGADVTRDLYKWSTDQQQLPLETATGTVPTSPRDDIHSPIPLSQRRRSISFSGMSIQSSSPNNYLSADVPGTTMTHEEIRAPGGFRRSFILRQHERKYGATAPPPNFFTRNFIEFLTLYGHFAGQDLGEDEDEDEYEDGRGHEDEESVLLERVPTRDSKKQQRKATTFKAILLLLKSFVGTGVLFLPRAFHNGGWAFSTGCLLFCAIASSLAFVLLIKTKDKVGVSGYGDLGKALYGPKVEFSILFSIALSQLGFSAAYTVFTATNLKVFFENAFNFPADSVPLSAYIILQALIFIPLSLTRNITKLSGTALIADLFILLGLLYVYYYPALYIAKHGIATDSVLFFNRSDWSLFIGTAIFTFEGIGLLIPIQESMKKPEHFYPSLGFVMSIVTFIFVSSGLLCYLAFGAKVETVVLLNFPQDSIATISVQLIYSLAILLSTPLQLFPAIRIFETWTFPSNASGKHNHRVKWLKNYFRTGVVIFTALLAWVGANDLDKFVSLVGSFACIPLIYIYPPLLHLKSSDTQTSKFIILGDLLIFFFGVGVMAYTSYQNIVLWGN
- the RPC25 gene encoding DNA-directed RNA polymerase III subunit RPC25 (highly similar to uniprot|P35718 Saccharomyces cerevisiae YKL144C RPC25 RNA polymerase III subunit C25) translates to MFTLSKISELVRIPPDQFHRDTISSITHELNNAYANKVIPHIGLCITVYDILEVDEGQLRPGDGASYINVTFRALVFKPFVGEVITGWISKCTAEGIKVSLLGLFNDIFIPQNMLFEGCSYSPDENAWIWPMDESNQLYFDVNEKIRFRVEQEVFVDVKPKSPKEREHEEQERQQAEEAGVAYNETKSPAYALLGSCQTDGMGVVSWWE
- the LTV1 gene encoding ribosome biogenesis protein LTV1 (similar to uniprot|P34078 Saccharomyces cerevisiae YKL143W LTV1 Protein required for growth at low temperature), which encodes MSKRFNKKNSQKYVVVHRPHDDPEYYDNDASEHVLVPASNPNTAKTAERPPPLVEDPVQTAGKKENEHVGEAMLYGINFDDSKYDYTQHLKPIGTDPENSLYIPAKKPVDKTKSKKSIDDLFVEPKYQNADPSKNEPLFARGVAKPEYLERQQNVADELTGFRPDMNPALREALEALEDEAYVVNKDRELRKAQENTDENDEDDIFQQLLEGGQAADDEEFEDNLDEWDIDNLDEYEDEHYQKEMEELDNVENLEDLKNIDYQADVQRFKKEKKRDIFEDEVSSTGPQSVEPEDEVEEEEEEEEIDGLGELPSIKQTKGKKRKDRQKMGTKSDLTGFSMTSSAIARTETMTILDDKYDNVISGYENYQDEQEDLEEKQSKPFDMSQERSDFESMLDDFLDNYELGKGGREFHKKDEEEQNMKNAADEVSKGKLSQRRNKERKAKSTKGITNSLSSLHI
- the RPT1 gene encoding proteasome regulatory particle base subunit RPT1 (highly similar to uniprot|P33299 Saccharomyces cerevisiae YKL145W RPT1 One of six ATPases of the 19S regulatory particle of the 26S proteasome involved in the degradation of ubiquitinated substrates required for optimal CDC20 transcription interacts with Rpn12p and the E3 ubiquitin-protein ligase Ubr1p) translates to MPPREDWEKYKAPIEGTGDENAEDTKGSPLSEGDIQVLKTYGAAPYATKLKETEKDLKDIEQRIKEKSGIKESDTGLAPSHLWDIMGDRQRLSEEHPLQVARCTKIIKSTSDSNENGEGLDGAAGPGATSENRDADDAEEDEDAKYVINLKQIAKFVVGLGERVSPTDIEEGMRVGVDRSKYHIELPLPPRIDPSVTMMTVEEKPDVTYSDVGGSKDQIEKLREVVELPLLSPERFAKLGIDPPKGILLYGPPGTGKTLCARAVANRTDATFIRVIGSELVQKYVGEGARMVRELFEMARSKKACIVFFDEIDAIGGARFDDGAGGDNEVQRTMLELITQLDGFDPRGNIKVMFATNRPNTLDPALLRPGRIDRKVEFSLPDLEGRANVFRIHSKSMSVERGIRWELISRLCPNSTGAELRSVCTEAGMFAIRARRKVATEKDFLQAVEKVINGYKKFSSTSRYMQYN